One genomic segment of Anaerolineae bacterium includes these proteins:
- a CDS encoding WecB/TagA/CpsF family glycosyltransferase: MSTQLPEKVNVLGVGISAVTMETAIQTIERWIQTKDETRYVCVTELHGLMESQRHESIRLVYNRADMVVPDGMAVVWAMHWLGYKWVERVYGPDLMMALCERSVKTGCRHFLYGGAPGVPELLAHRLRNRFPGLNIVGTYSPPFRPLTPQEDAEVVAMIHQARPDIVWIGLSTPKQEQWMAEHADRLQNVVMIGVGAAFDFHAGIKRRAPRWMQKRGLEWFFRLMQEPRRLWKRYLPNIPLFFWLLALQKMGIRYIPLHDEQAKEV; the protein is encoded by the coding sequence ATGAGCACCCAGTTGCCCGAAAAAGTCAACGTCTTAGGGGTAGGCATCAGCGCCGTGACCATGGAGACGGCAATCCAAACCATTGAACGCTGGATACAAACCAAGGATGAAACCCGTTACGTATGCGTCACAGAACTGCATGGCCTGATGGAGAGCCAGCGTCACGAGTCCATCCGGCTTGTCTACAACCGGGCGGATATGGTGGTGCCGGATGGGATGGCGGTGGTTTGGGCGATGCATTGGCTGGGATATAAATGGGTGGAGCGGGTGTACGGGCCCGATTTGATGATGGCTCTTTGTGAGCGTTCGGTGAAAACGGGGTGCCGGCATTTCCTTTACGGTGGAGCCCCTGGTGTGCCCGAGTTATTGGCTCATCGGTTGCGGAACCGCTTTCCCGGCCTCAACATTGTCGGGACCTATTCCCCTCCCTTTCGACCCTTAACCCCCCAGGAAGATGCCGAGGTCGTCGCAATGATTCACCAAGCCCGGCCGGATATTGTATGGATCGGGCTGAGCACGCCCAAGCAGGAGCAGTGGATGGCGGAGCATGCGGACCGATTGCAAAATGTGGTGATGATCGGTGTGGGAGCGGCTTTTGATTTCCATGCTGGGATCAAACGCCGGGCTCCCCGTTGGATGCAAAAGAGGGGATTAGAGTGGTTCTTCCGGTTGATGCAGGAGCCACGCCGATTATGGAAACGCTACCTGCCCAACATCCCCCTTTTTTTCTGGCTATTGGCTTTGCAAAAGATGGGCATCCGCTATATTCCCCTTCATGATGAGCAAGCGAAGGAGGTGTAG